A genomic stretch from Halichoerus grypus chromosome 7, mHalGry1.hap1.1, whole genome shotgun sequence includes:
- the ZNF503 gene encoding zinc finger protein 503 has protein sequence MSTAPSLSALRSSKHSGGGGGGSSADPAWTSALSGNSSGPGQGSSPAGSTKPFVHAVPPSDPLRQANRLPIKVLKMLTARTGHILHPEYLQPLPSTPVSPIELDAKKSPLALLAQTCSQIGKPDPSPSSKLSSVASNGGGAGGAGSGAGGDKDAKSGPLKLSDIGVEDKSSFKPYSKPGSDKKEPGGGGGGGGGGGGGGGGVSAEKSGFRVPSATCQPFTPRTGSPSSSASACSPGGMLPSAGGGPEGKDDKKDPDVGGGGGSSKGSGGTSAEGGPTGLAHGRISCGGGINVDVNQHPDGGPGGKALGSDCGGSSGSSSGSGPSAPTSSSVLGSGLVAPVSPYKPGQTVFPLPPAGMTYPGSLAGAYAGYPPQFLPHGVALDPTKPGSLVGAQLAAAAAGSLGCSKPAGSSPLAGASPPSVMTASLCRDPYCLSYHCASHLAGAAAASASCAHDPAAAAAALKSGYPLVYPTHPLHGVHSSLTAAAAAGATPPSLAGHPLYPYGFMLPNDPLPHICNWVSANGPCDKRFATSEELLSHLRTHTAFPGTDKLLSGYPSSSSLASAAAAAMACHMHIPTSGAPGSPGTLALRSPHHALGLSSRYHPYSKSPLPTPGAPVPVPAATGPYYSPYALYGQRLTTASALGYQ, from the exons ATGAGCACAGCGCCCTCGCTTTCTGCCCTAAGAAGCAGTAAGcacagcggcggcggcggcggcggcagcagtgCGGACCCTGCCTGGACCAGCGCGCTCTCTGGAAATAGCTCCGGCCCCGGCCAAGGCTCGTCCCCGGCCGGCAGCACCAAGCCTTTTGTGCACGCTGTGcccccctctgaccctctccgcCAGGCTAACCGCCTGCCCATCAAGGTGCTGAAGATGCTGACGGCACGGACTGGCCACATTTTGCACCCCGAGTACCTGCAGCCCCTGCCTTCCACTCCCGTCAGCCCCATCGAG CTTGATGCCAAGAAGAGCCCGCTGGCGCTGTTGGCGCAAACATGCTCACAGATCGGGAAGCCCGACCCCTCGCCCTCTTCCAAACTCTCCTCTGTCGCTTCCAATGGGGGCGGCGCGGGCGGTGCCGGCAGCGGCGCCGGGGGCGACAAGGACGCAAAGTCGGGCCCCCTCAAGCTGAGCGACATCGGCGTGGAGGACAAGTCGAGTTTCAAGCCGTACTCCAAACCCGGCTCGGATAAGAAGGAgccgggaggcggcggcggcggaggcggtggtggcgggggcggcggcgggggggttTCAGCAGAGAAGTCCGGATTCCGGGTACCGAGCGCCACCTGCCAGCCATTCACGCCCAGGACAGGCAGCCCAAGCTCCAGCGCCTCGGCCTGCTCGCCAGGAGGCATGCTGCCTTCGGCCGGGGGCGGCCCGGAGGGCAAGGACGACAAGAAGGACCCCGACGTGGGCGGCGGCGGTGGCAGCAGCAAGGGTTCCGGGGGCACCTCGGCCGAAGGGGGACCCACGGGGTTGGCGCACGGCCGGATTAGCTGCGGCGGAGGGATTAATGTGGACGTTAACCAGCACCCAGATGGGGGCCCCGGGGGCAAGGCTCTAGGCTCAGACTGCGGCGGCTCATCCGGCTCCAGCTCCGGTTCAGGCCCCAGCGCGCCCACCTCCTCCTCGGTACTGGGCTCTGGGCTGGTGGCTCCGGTATCGCCCTACAAGCCGGGCCAGACagtgttccctctgcctcctgcggGCATGACCTATCCAGGCAGCCTGGCCGGGGCCTACGCTGGCTACCCGCCCCAATTCCTGCCACACGGCGTGGCACTTGACCCCACCAAGCCAGGCAGCCTGGTGGGGGCGCAActggcggcggccgcggcgggcTCTCTGGGCTGCAGTAAGCCGGCCGGCTCCAGCCCCTTGGCCGGGGCGTCGCCGCCATCCGTGATGACAGCCAGTTTGTGCCGGGACCCGTACTGCCTCAGCTACCATTGCGCCAGCCACCTGGCAGGGGCGGCGGCAGCCAGCGCTTCGTGCGCTCACGATCCggccgcggcggccgcggcgcTCAAGTCAGGATACCCGCTGGTGTACCCCACGCACCCGCTGCACGGCGTGCACTCATCGCTAACAGCTGCCGCCGCTGCCGGAGCCACACCGCCCTCCCTGGCCGGCCACCCCCTCTACCCCTACGGCTTCATGCTCCCTAACGACCCGCTCCCCCACATCTGCAACTGGGTGTCGGCCAACGGGCCCTGCGACAAGCGCTTCGCCACGTCCGAAGAGCTGCTGAGCCACTTGCGGACCCATACGGCCTTCCCCGGGACAGACAAACTGCTGTCGGGCTACCCTAGCTCATCGTCTCTGGCCAGCGCTGCCGCGGCCGCCATGGCTTGCCACATGCACATCCCCACGTCGGGCGCTCCGGGCAGTCCCGGGACGCTGGCGCTGCGCAGCCCCCACCATGCGCTGGGACTCAGCAGCCGCTACCACCCCTACTCCAAGAGCCCGCTCCCCACACCCGGCGCTCCTGTGCCCGTGCCCGCCGCCACCGGACCCTACTACTCCCCCTACGCCCTCTACGGACAGAGACTGACCACGGCCTCGGCGCTGGGGTATCAGTGA